A part of Sinorhizobium chiapasense genomic DNA contains:
- a CDS encoding PQQ-dependent sugar dehydrogenase → MWRSLSRAGLTNIPTLLTRSAASLLSGFLCLLAPHAATAQDAQEFSTQAGTVLVETLATGLRHPWAVEVMPDGGLIVTERPGRLRILRDGELSAPIEGVPDVAARGQGGLLDVALDPQFATNRALYLTHSASDGDGYGTVLVRATLSDDQRRLTDVRELFRMSKFTGGGQHFGSRIAIDKDGSLFFGIGDRGQRDRAQDPRDHAGAILHINPDGSIPASNPYRGGTEGRAEIWSKGHRNPQGITFDQGDGKLLTVEHGARGGDEVNNPQPGKNYGWPVITYGKDYSGAEIGEGTAKDGFEQPLYYWDPSIAPGALAVYRGSMFPEWDGDLLVAALKYQLLARLERDENGAITSEERLFDGEFGRIRDVVVAPDGALLIVTDEDNGAILRVSKAPTQ, encoded by the coding sequence ATGTGGCGCTCGCTCTCGAGGGCAGGTTTGACGAACATCCCGACCCTGTTGACGCGGTCCGCGGCCTCTCTCCTGTCCGGTTTTCTATGCCTCCTCGCCCCGCATGCAGCGACCGCACAAGACGCGCAGGAATTTTCAACCCAGGCAGGGACGGTCCTTGTCGAAACGCTCGCGACCGGACTCCGCCATCCCTGGGCCGTGGAGGTGATGCCGGACGGCGGTCTCATCGTCACCGAGCGCCCGGGACGGTTGCGCATTCTGCGCGACGGCGAGCTGTCCGCCCCGATCGAAGGCGTGCCCGATGTGGCCGCTCGCGGACAGGGCGGGTTGCTCGATGTCGCCCTGGATCCGCAATTCGCCACCAACCGGGCGCTTTACCTGACCCATTCCGCCAGTGACGGCGACGGCTATGGCACGGTGCTCGTTCGAGCCACTCTTTCCGACGACCAACGGCGCTTGACCGACGTGAGGGAGCTGTTCCGGATGAGCAAGTTCACCGGCGGGGGCCAGCACTTCGGTTCGCGCATCGCCATAGACAAGGACGGCAGCCTGTTCTTCGGTATTGGCGATCGTGGTCAACGTGACCGCGCCCAGGACCCGCGCGACCATGCCGGCGCCATTCTGCACATCAATCCCGACGGCAGCATTCCGGCGTCCAACCCATATCGCGGCGGCACCGAGGGTCGCGCCGAGATCTGGTCGAAAGGACACCGCAACCCGCAAGGCATCACCTTCGACCAGGGCGACGGCAAGCTCCTGACGGTCGAACACGGCGCGCGCGGCGGCGATGAAGTGAACAACCCGCAGCCGGGTAAGAACTACGGCTGGCCGGTGATCACCTACGGCAAGGACTATTCCGGCGCTGAGATCGGCGAAGGCACGGCCAAGGACGGCTTTGAACAGCCGCTCTATTATTGGGATCCGTCGATCGCCCCGGGGGCGCTCGCCGTTTACCGCGGCAGCATGTTCCCGGAATGGGATGGAGACTTGCTGGTCGCCGCGCTGAAATACCAGCTGCTCGCTCGCCTGGAGCGAGACGAAAACGGCGCAATCACCTCCGAGGAACGGCTGTTCGACGGCGAGTTCGGCCGGATTCGGGACGTGGTCGTGGCACCGGACGGCGCGCTGCTGATAGTGACCGACGAAGACAATGGCGCCATTCTCCGGGTCTCCAAGGCTCCGACGCAGTAA
- a CDS encoding DMT family transporter, with protein MTRLQANLFLLFSGAIWGAGFVAQSTAMEAIGPLWFIGLRFAIATIVALPLAAVEGRLAKTPLPQKSIRNFIIIGLALFGGAVTQQFGLLTTSVTNSGFLTGLYVVFVPILTVVFLRRKPHWVIWPGALLATFGIFLLSGGALSSLTGGDLLTIICALFWAIQMLLVGIFASDSGRPMLLSMVQFAVCAVLGCLLAAFTEPLSLRVITDALPQILYAGIFSSGVAFICQVVGQRYTTAPQAAIFLSSEALFAALFGVLLLGEIITPIGYLGCAVIFVAMLAVELIPELAKRREAEAAA; from the coding sequence GTGACTCGCCTCCAGGCCAATCTTTTCCTGCTGTTTTCGGGCGCGATCTGGGGCGCCGGTTTTGTCGCTCAATCGACGGCGATGGAGGCAATCGGCCCGCTCTGGTTCATTGGCCTGCGTTTCGCGATCGCGACGATCGTCGCGCTGCCACTGGCGGCTGTTGAAGGAAGGCTCGCCAAGACGCCGCTTCCACAAAAGTCGATCCGCAACTTCATCATCATCGGCCTGGCACTCTTCGGCGGCGCGGTCACGCAGCAGTTCGGACTTCTGACGACGAGCGTCACAAATTCCGGCTTTCTGACAGGGCTCTACGTCGTCTTCGTACCGATATTGACCGTCGTCTTCCTGCGCCGCAAGCCGCATTGGGTCATCTGGCCGGGCGCTTTGCTTGCGACCTTCGGCATCTTCCTGTTGAGCGGTGGCGCACTTTCGAGCCTGACCGGCGGAGATCTATTGACGATCATCTGTGCGCTGTTCTGGGCGATCCAGATGCTGCTCGTCGGCATCTTCGCCTCCGATAGCGGTCGTCCGATGCTGCTGTCGATGGTGCAATTCGCCGTCTGCGCCGTTCTTGGTTGCCTGCTCGCAGCCTTCACCGAACCCCTAAGCCTCAGGGTGATCACCGACGCCCTGCCCCAGATTCTTTACGCCGGCATCTTTTCGAGCGGCGTCGCCTTCATCTGCCAGGTCGTCGGCCAGCGCTACACCACGGCACCACAGGCGGCGATCTTCCTGTCGAGCGAAGCCCTGTTCGCCGCCCTTTTCGGCGTGCTGCTGCTTGGCGAAATCATCACGCCCATCGGTTACCTCGGCTGTGCCGTCATTTTCGTGGCGATGCTGGCGGTCGAACTCATTCCGGAACTGGCGAAAAGACGCGAGGCGGAAGCTGCGGCTTGA
- a CDS encoding cold-shock protein, giving the protein MAETGTVKFFNTDKGFGFIKPDNGGADIFVHISAVQASGLSGLTENQKVSFDTEPDRRGKGPKAVNLQIAG; this is encoded by the coding sequence ATGGCCGAAACTGGCACTGTAAAATTCTTCAACACTGACAAGGGCTTTGGTTTCATCAAGCCTGACAACGGTGGTGCGGACATCTTCGTACATATTTCTGCCGTGCAGGCTTCGGGCCTGAGCGGCCTTACGGAAAACCAGAAGGTAAGCTTCGACACTGAACCGGATCGCCGCGGCAAAGGCCCGAAGGCGGTCAACCTGCAGATCGCCGGCTGA